The following proteins are encoded in a genomic region of Rattus rattus isolate New Zealand chromosome 2, Rrattus_CSIRO_v1, whole genome shotgun sequence:
- the LOC116893424 gene encoding zinc finger and SCAN domain containing protein 4C-like, whose protein sequence is MASQVRETFNLDSLTNALQLDNLEFIPNQHSAVKFGEDIDTSPCAQLNFPPNGNGSLAKEELQMLWEMFTAWLQPEKQSKEQMISQLVLEQFLITGHCKDKFALKENWESSGRNMGRFMEGLTDECLKPPTMVCVSMQGQTALFSENMPLKEVIKHLKQQQATAMPKQKNLQSHLQRPQDMFMETGNENSGDTCNNPWNASERNSGVNSSGEERSPLLIIQIDQYAEPKAKAVSYAVTQSARKTTEVTSKYPIESLRTCFSQTVPTEVKPGLFSRPHKTKNSDDGCYSSSNAREGNHGVSSPANEQVSFPIQADELKDSSASYGVTEYLIRATQGTSRPLEYSLRAPSEEGAPVEVLGFLTRPDLPPSVTLQLLQSNKVNSTCEVHQERIQKDLNTYTSGECPQTFKYPYNHSARRKKTRKTRSFFCSECHKGFYNQSDLRVHEIIHKEEKPFECHICKRPFSHKTNLKAHERIHTGEKPYTCFLCNKSFCQSSTYHRHMRNCHKFH, encoded by the exons ATGGCTTCACAGGTCAGAGAAACATTTAATCTTGACTCACTGACAAATGCCCTTCAATTAGACAATTTAGAGTTTATTCCTAACCAGCATTCTGCTGTGAAATTTGGAGAAGACATCGATACCTCACCATGTGCTCAGCTTAACTTTCCACCAAATGGCAATGGCTCATTGGCAAAGGAGGAGCTGCAGATGCTCTGGGAGATGTTTACTGCATGGTTGCAACCTGAAAAGCAGAGCAAGGAGCAGATGATTTCTCAATTGGTCTTGGAGCAGTTTCTCATCACTGGGCACTGCAAGGACAAGTTTGCCTTGAAAGAGAACTGGGAATCAAGTGGAAGGAATATGGGGAGATTCATGGAGGGGCTAACTGATGAGTGCTTGAAGCCTCCTACCATG GTCTGTGTCTCGATGCAGGGGCAGACAGCCCTTTTTTCTGAAAACATGCCCTTAAAAGAAGTCATCAAACATTTGAAACAACAGCAAGCAACAGCAAtgccaaaacaaaagaatttacagTCACACTTGCAGAGACCCCAAGACATGTTCATGGAAACAG GAAATGAGAACAGTGGAGATACCTGCAACAATCCATGGAATGCTAGTGAAAGAAATAGTGGTGTTAATAGttctggagaggagaggagtccTCTTCTCATTATCCAAATAGATCAGTATGCTGAGCCTAAAGCTAAAGCTGTTTCTTATGCAGTCACCCAGAGTGCCAGAAAGACAACTGAAGTCACTTCCAAGTACCCAATAGAGTCCCTGAGGACATGCTTCTCTCAAACTGTCCCTACGGAGGTAAAACCAGGATTATTCTCCAGGCCACACAAGACTAAAAATAGTGATGATGGCTGTTACAGTTCCTCAAATGCTCGTGAAGGAAATCATGGTGTTAGCAGTCCTGCAAATGAGCAGGTCTCTTTTCCAATTCAGGCAGATGAGTTGAAAGACAGCAGCGCTTCTTATGGAGTCACCGAGTATTTAATAAGAGCCACTCAAGGCACCTCCAGGCCCCTAGAATATTCCTTAAGGGCACCTTCTGAAGAAGGTGCCCCAGTGGAGGTACTAGGGTTCCTTACCAGGCCAGACCTTCCTCCCTCTGTGACTTTACAACTTTTACAAAGCAATAAGGTAAACTCTACCTGTGAAGTTCATCAAGAGAGAATCCAGAAAGACCTCAATACATACACAAGTGGTGAATGTCCCCAAACCTTTAAATATCCCTATAATCATTCAGCACGCCGGAAAAAAACCAGGAAGACGAGGTCATTTTTCTGTTCTGAATGTCATAAAGGCTTCTATAATCAATCAGACCTCCGAGTTCATGAGATCATCCATAAGGAAGAGAAGCCTTTTGAATGTCATATATGCAAAAGACCCTTCAGCCACAAGACAAACTTGAAGGCTCATGAGAGGattcacactggagaaaagcccTACACCTGCTTTCTGTGTAACAAAAGCTTCTGCCAGTCATCCACATACCACCGTCACATGAGAAATTGCCACAAATTTCACTGA